The DNA window GTGGCGATGCAGTCGTCGCTATAGATCGCCAGCGCACTTCATCGGAAGCCGGCGATATTCCTTTCGAAGAGATAGATATTACGGATCTTGGCGCCGTTGAGCGTGTGTTTGCCCGCTATTCTCCGAGTAAAGTTGTGCATTGTGCGGCCGTTGTGATCGGCGGGATCCCCAAAGGGGAAAGAATCTCCGAGATCCTCAAAGTTAATATTGATGGTTCCAATAATCTCTATGACGTTATGGCGCGAGCGGGCAAGGGGCGTTGCCTGCACATCAGTTCTGAAGAAATTTATGGTGAGTTTGATTCAGACATTATTTCCGAGGATCACGCCTGTTCGCCGGGGACGCCTTATGCGATATCCAAATTGGCGGTTGAACAACTGGGGCGCTACTATTCGCACAATTACGGCCTGGATGTCGTGAATGTTCGCACATCCTGGGTCTACGGCGCCGGGCTACCGCGCATGCGCATTCCCCGCAATATTGTGGAAGCGGCTTTTTTCAAACGGCCCTTACACCTTCCCAACGGCCAAGATACCAGGATTGATCATACTTATATCGAGGATTTTGTTGACGGAACGCTTAAGCTGCTTGATGCGGAAAAGCTCAATTTTGATATTTACAACATCAGTTCTGGTGTCGCATTATCCATTGGTGAGCTTGTTGAGATACTCAACCGGCTTGTGCCCGAAGCTCGCCTATCCGTGGGGGAAGGGCCGTTGTTGGATGCGGCGGATAATGCCCTGCCCAGAAAGGGGGCGCTTGATTGTTCCCGGGCCAGTTCCGAAGTTGGCTATTGCGCCAGGTTTCCTCCGGAGTTAGGGCTACAGGTCTACCTCCAGGCACTTGCAGAGAAAGAGAGGAGTTAATAGATGGCCATGAAATTCGAAGGTGGCGCAATAATTAGAGAGGCTGCGGAGGTGATGTGGGAAGGGCTGCCGGAGCATATCGGCGGCGCCATCTCGAAGTTGCTCGTGCGCCCGGAAGTAGCAGGATCAAAGCATTTGGATTACCGAATCTCGGTATATCAACCCCGGGCTTATGTCGTCCCGCATAAACATGATCAACAGGAACAAATTTACCACATACTTGATGGTGAAGGATTGATGGAAATTGAGGGCGAAAGGAGCGTGGTTCGCCGTGATCATGTGATCTTTCTGCCGCCTGGGGTAGAACATGCGATTTACAACACTGGCCAGACCGACCTCAAATTAATCGTGGTGACGTCGCCCGTTGAAGATCTCCCCGTAGCCCCGACGGATGGCCCTCAGAGTGAGGGTGAGTAGAGTGGTTTTAGTCTGTCGGGCCGGCTGGTGTGTGAATATTCGCAGTTGCTAAGCGTGTACCAAGAGCGTATTTAAACAATCTGCTATCGTCGTTACCGACGGGCACGCTATCTTTGCCCCCGCGGGAATCGGTTACGGGTTGACGTATCATTTATTAATTGCGAATTGATGGAGAAAAATCAGGCCCCGTAATTAAAGATGCCTGGTATAAAGCGGCGGCGCCAGCGCTTTCTTTGGCTTGCTTTGCTTCATCTATTCGCCGCTGCTTAAGAGAGATCCACTTAACACGTCTCGCAGAACTGATCTGCCCTGGGTGCCTTGTCGCAATCAAAGGGGGGATTCCTGGCAGGACAAAGCGTTTTAACACTCCTTATCTGCCGTATCCTGATAGCCTAATGCCAACGAAAAGTTGCGGGCTACGTGTTTGACCAGCTCGGTGTTGTCATTGATTTGTTTCATATTCAAACGCCAAATCGGCGCGGAGATGCCAATCGCGGCGACCATGCGCCCCCTAAAGTCAAAAACCGGCGAGGCAAGGCAACGAACCTCAGTATCAAACTCCCCGTCATCAAAGGCGATTTTGTCCCGCTTTACATCTTCAATGGTCTGCCGCAGCGTTGCGACATCCGTGATCGTTTTGGGCGTTACAGCGTCCAAAACACAGTCAGAGAGGCTTGCTTCCAGCTGTTCGGGAGGGAAACCCGCCATCAATACCTTGCCGATAGCAGTGGCATGTGCAGGACGAGCGGTGCCGATTCTTTCTGTTAATTGTAGCGATGCGGAGCCGGCCACTCTGTCGATGATTACCACGTTGAGCGCCCCTGCATAGACGGCGAGATGGCTGCTTTCACCGGTGCTTTCCGCAAGAGTTCTCAGAAAGGGAGAGGCCAGGCTGAGCAGTTCCACCTCATCAAATGCGCCCGTCGCCAGGCTAAAAAGCTGCACACCGACACGATAGCGCTTTGATTCGCTGTCCTGGCGAAGCAATCCGATATTCACCAGCGTCTTCGCAATATGAAAGGTGGTGCTAGAGTGTAAGCCGATGGTTTTACAAAGGTCGGTCAACCCCACACCTTCGCGCGAATGCGCAACCACTTTTAGAATACTCATCGCTCTGTGCAGCGACTGTACGCCGCCGCCTGCGCTGGGTTTACTGTCCGATTCGGTTGTTTTCGTGTGTTTAGCTGCTTTACTTTGCTCTGCTTTTTCCATGTTAGTCTCATTAATATTGTTCGTTTCGCCGTCAATTACGATTTCTGGCACGCTGGCGGGTTTTAATTACGACAACATGGTCTCGTTCCGAAAACATCACAGATTCGCCGGAGTACTTCAACCTGTTTTTCACAAACTTTCTTAAAACTCGGTCATTTCACAGGCCGAAGCATCGTGCCACGAAAAGCCTGTTTCCACGGTGCGGTCTTGGCCATTGTGGAACTTGCGACCGCTGTCTTCATGTTGTTGCAGATGCCACGATGCCTAAGCAAAAATTGTCGTTGTGGCAGAGGTGGGCAGCAGCGTGGCTGGCCAGCGTTCTACATAATAATCAAAAAACGCGCCCAAAAGAATAGGGCCACCTCTCAGAAGCTTTAGCG is part of the Gibbsiella quercinecans genome and encodes:
- a CDS encoding NAD-dependent epimerase/dehydratase family protein; protein product: MTVLVTGANGFLGAAVCRALTARGDAVVAIDRQRTSSEAGDIPFEEIDITDLGAVERVFARYSPSKVVHCAAVVIGGIPKGERISEILKVNIDGSNNLYDVMARAGKGRCLHISSEEIYGEFDSDIISEDHACSPGTPYAISKLAVEQLGRYYSHNYGLDVVNVRTSWVYGAGLPRMRIPRNIVEAAFFKRPLHLPNGQDTRIDHTYIEDFVDGTLKLLDAEKLNFDIYNISSGVALSIGELVEILNRLVPEARLSVGEGPLLDAADNALPRKGALDCSRASSEVGYCARFPPELGLQVYLQALAEKERS
- a CDS encoding cupin domain-containing protein, giving the protein MAMKFEGGAIIREAAEVMWEGLPEHIGGAISKLLVRPEVAGSKHLDYRISVYQPRAYVVPHKHDQQEQIYHILDGEGLMEIEGERSVVRRDHVIFLPPGVEHAIYNTGQTDLKLIVVTSPVEDLPVAPTDGPQSEGE
- a CDS encoding IclR family transcriptional regulator; this translates as MEKAEQSKAAKHTKTTESDSKPSAGGGVQSLHRAMSILKVVAHSREGVGLTDLCKTIGLHSSTTFHIAKTLVNIGLLRQDSESKRYRVGVQLFSLATGAFDEVELLSLASPFLRTLAESTGESSHLAVYAGALNVVIIDRVAGSASLQLTERIGTARPAHATAIGKVLMAGFPPEQLEASLSDCVLDAVTPKTITDVATLRQTIEDVKRDKIAFDDGEFDTEVRCLASPVFDFRGRMVAAIGISAPIWRLNMKQINDNTELVKHVARNFSLALGYQDTADKEC